A genomic window from Pseudoalteromonas piratica includes:
- a CDS encoding HDOD domain-containing protein gives MIEIDSKVLTDLESGFTIPPKPELLQSLQNELSSDSPELNTIASIVAEDVAIAAMVLKVINSPFYGLARTITDIKQAVMFLGLEGITNLVTGFLLEKAFDQTNCCIKLERFWDTASEIAAISTLIGKKLKSKVPTENLHMVGLFHDAGIPAMAMNYGDYVKVLAESNRDYHTSLIEREEANYRTNHAVVGYFLATSWNLPKNICQIILRHHDVSFLEKINFGQDQLTFATLKMAENIVHVNRRFVASPDWPYMKEKVLAVLDLDDEDYQDIKDDAEDFFNSAH, from the coding sequence ATGATCGAAATTGATAGTAAGGTTCTTACTGATCTAGAGTCTGGATTTACCATTCCCCCTAAACCAGAATTATTGCAGTCACTTCAGAATGAATTAAGTAGTGACTCTCCTGAGCTAAACACTATTGCGTCCATTGTTGCTGAAGATGTAGCGATTGCAGCGATGGTTTTAAAAGTGATCAACTCGCCTTTTTATGGTCTTGCCAGAACAATTACAGATATAAAACAAGCTGTTATGTTTCTTGGCTTAGAGGGCATCACTAACTTGGTAACTGGCTTTTTACTTGAAAAAGCATTTGATCAAACTAACTGTTGTATCAAACTTGAACGTTTTTGGGATACTGCGAGCGAAATCGCTGCTATTTCAACTCTAATAGGTAAGAAACTAAAGTCAAAAGTACCTACCGAAAATTTGCATATGGTTGGGTTGTTTCATGACGCTGGTATACCTGCCATGGCAATGAATTACGGGGATTACGTTAAGGTACTTGCTGAGTCAAATCGCGACTACCACACTTCTTTAATAGAACGTGAAGAAGCAAATTACCGGACAAACCATGCCGTTGTTGGTTATTTTTTAGCGACCAGTTGGAATTTGCCTAAGAATATTTGCCAAATCATTTTACGTCATCACGACGTGAGTTTTTTAGAAAAGATCAACTTCGGTCAGGATCAATTAACTTTTGCCACATTGAAAATGGCGGAAAATATTGTGCATGTTAACCGCCGTTTTGTTGCTTCACCTGATTGGCCGTATATGAAAGAAAAAGTGTTGGCAGTATTGGATCTTGATGATGAGGATTATCAAGATATTAAAGATGATGCGGAAGATTTTTTTAATAGTGCACACTAG
- a CDS encoding GTP cyclohydrolase II, which yields MAEVRARVQLKVGKNSKIPAEIVSFHGLLDGEEHVALIFNNADKEPNPLIRMHSECLTGDVFHSSRCDCGEQLDECIETMHKVGGIILYLRQEGRGIGLYNKIDAYVLQSQGMNTYEANNHLGFADDLREFRDAALMLNALGVNKVKLMTNNPRKVKELTEAGIEIASQVGTSAHIKEGNEAYLAAKVSRGSHMLDLTQVKK from the coding sequence GTGGCTGAAGTAAGAGCAAGAGTCCAGCTCAAAGTTGGCAAAAACAGTAAAATCCCTGCAGAAATCGTATCTTTTCATGGTCTTTTAGACGGTGAAGAACACGTTGCTTTAATCTTTAATAATGCTGATAAAGAGCCAAATCCGTTAATTCGTATGCACTCTGAGTGCTTAACAGGGGATGTATTCCATTCTTCTCGTTGTGATTGCGGTGAGCAACTCGACGAATGCATCGAAACCATGCATAAAGTGGGTGGTATTATTTTATACCTTCGCCAAGAGGGCAGAGGCATTGGTTTATACAATAAAATTGATGCTTATGTTCTGCAGTCTCAAGGGATGAATACCTATGAAGCAAATAATCATCTCGGTTTTGCTGATGATTTACGTGAATTTAGAGACGCAGCTTTAATGCTTAATGCACTGGGTGTTAACAAAGTTAAATTAATGACTAATAACCCACGTAAAGTGAAAGAGTTGACCGAAGCAGGTATTGAAATTGCTTCACAAGTTGGCACTTCGGCGCACATTAAAGAAGGTAATGAAGCTTATTTAGCGGCAAAAGTATCACGTGGTTCACATATGCTGGATTTAACGCAAGTAAAAAAGTAG
- the pepA gene encoding leucyl aminopeptidase, whose translation MEFSVKSGSPEKQRSACIVVGVYEPRRLSPIGEQLDRISDGYISNLLRRGDLEGKPGQMLLLHHVPNVLSERVLLVGCGKERELDDKQYKQIISKTISTLNDTGSMEAVCFLTELHVKGRDTYWKVRQAVETTQDSLYVFDQLKSKKSEARRPLRKIVFNVPTRRELTIGETAIEHGLAISHGQKLCKDVANMPPNICNPAYLGEQAQALEANFDNVKVNLVGEKEMEELGMHSYLAVGRGSANESIMSVIHYTGAAEEKAPIVLVGKGLTFDSGGISIKPGEGMDEMKYDMGGAAGVLGTMRAIVEMQLPINVIAVLAGCENMPSSNAYRPGDILTTMSGQTVEVLNTDAEGRLVLCDALTYVEAFDPDTVIDVATLTGACIIALGHHTSGLLANHNPLAHDLLKASELSGDRAWQLPLWDEYQEQLESPFADFTNLGGRAAGTITAACFLSRFTKKYHWAHLDVAGTAWRSGKSKGATGRPVAMLTQYLLNRADVNMEQDA comes from the coding sequence ATGGAATTTAGCGTTAAAAGTGGCAGCCCAGAAAAACAACGCAGTGCATGTATTGTTGTGGGTGTTTATGAACCTCGTCGTTTATCACCAATTGGCGAGCAACTCGATCGTATTAGCGATGGTTATATTTCTAATTTGCTACGCCGCGGCGACTTAGAAGGTAAGCCTGGGCAAATGTTGCTATTACACCATGTACCAAACGTGTTAAGTGAGCGCGTGCTTTTAGTTGGTTGTGGTAAAGAGCGTGAGCTTGATGATAAGCAATATAAGCAAATTATTTCAAAAACCATTAGTACGTTAAATGATACTGGTTCTATGGAAGCGGTATGCTTCTTAACAGAACTACATGTAAAAGGTCGCGATACGTATTGGAAAGTACGTCAAGCAGTAGAAACTACGCAAGACAGCCTATATGTGTTCGATCAGCTAAAAAGTAAGAAAAGTGAAGCACGCAGACCGCTTCGTAAAATCGTATTTAACGTACCAACACGTCGTGAATTAACGATTGGTGAGACGGCAATTGAGCATGGCTTAGCGATTTCTCATGGCCAAAAGTTGTGTAAAGACGTTGCAAATATGCCACCTAATATCTGTAATCCAGCGTATCTCGGTGAGCAAGCGCAAGCACTTGAAGCAAACTTTGACAACGTTAAAGTAAATTTAGTTGGCGAAAAAGAAATGGAAGAGCTTGGTATGCATTCATACCTTGCAGTAGGCCGTGGTAGTGCGAATGAATCGATTATGTCGGTTATTCACTATACTGGTGCGGCTGAAGAAAAAGCGCCAATTGTACTGGTTGGTAAAGGTCTTACTTTTGACTCAGGTGGTATTTCAATCAAACCAGGCGAAGGCATGGATGAAATGAAATACGATATGGGTGGTGCCGCGGGCGTACTTGGCACGATGCGTGCGATTGTTGAAATGCAGTTGCCAATTAATGTAATTGCCGTGCTTGCAGGTTGTGAAAACATGCCAAGCAGCAACGCCTATCGCCCTGGTGATATTCTAACAACCATGTCTGGTCAAACTGTTGAAGTTTTAAATACCGATGCTGAAGGCCGTTTAGTATTGTGCGATGCATTAACTTATGTTGAAGCTTTCGATCCTGATACAGTAATTGACGTTGCTACCTTAACAGGTGCATGTATCATTGCACTTGGTCATCACACGTCAGGTCTACTTGCTAACCATAATCCACTTGCTCATGACTTATTGAAAGCGTCAGAGCTAAGTGGTGACAGAGCGTGGCAGTTACCTTTATGGGATGAATATCAAGAACAACTTGAGAGCCCATTTGCAGATTTCACTAACCTAGGTGGACGCGCAGCAGGTACAATTACAGCAGCATGTTTCTTATCTCGTTTCACTAAAAAGTATCACTGGGCACACTTAGATGTGGCGGGTACTGCTTGGCGAAGTGGTAAGAGCAAAGGCGCGACAGGTCGCCCAGTTGCAATGTTAACTCAGTATCTATTAAACCGTGCTGATGTTAATATGGAGCAAGATGCCTAA
- a CDS encoding BPSS1780 family membrane protein, whose amino-acid sequence MAVEIRIFKAKAGLNWFKAGWELFKCQPGTFILMHLFIGILSLIALVAPIFQLPAAIAMPFVTAGFYRAMLNRQQGKQISFLDIFSVFSEAGRRLMLFRLGLYHLFGGFILALLTTTLFQGLSEPINAYLKAVESQNVDLVQLHAQQVIDSIQFSNVIVLVAAYSLYTMCFAFTIPLVYFSNNNSILECIKASLLVFWHNMGALSIFGAISAGLILFAAFLSFIPLLFILPILYAGFFVSFQAMFMSAVIVKPEQSNNAESQTHNHDRFDA is encoded by the coding sequence ATGGCTGTAGAAATTAGAATATTCAAGGCAAAAGCTGGCCTTAACTGGTTTAAAGCGGGGTGGGAGCTGTTTAAGTGTCAACCTGGCACCTTTATATTAATGCACTTATTTATTGGCATCTTATCTTTAATTGCCTTGGTTGCACCGATTTTCCAATTACCCGCAGCAATCGCAATGCCATTTGTCACAGCGGGATTTTATCGCGCTATGCTTAATCGCCAGCAAGGCAAGCAAATTTCTTTTTTAGATATTTTCAGCGTGTTTAGCGAAGCTGGGCGTCGTTTAATGTTGTTTCGTTTGGGGCTTTACCACTTATTTGGCGGCTTTATTTTAGCACTCTTAACGACTACTTTATTTCAAGGTTTAAGCGAACCAATAAATGCTTATTTAAAAGCTGTTGAGTCACAAAATGTTGACTTGGTGCAATTACATGCACAACAGGTAATCGACAGCATTCAGTTTTCAAACGTTATTGTTTTAGTTGCTGCGTATTCACTTTATACCATGTGTTTTGCGTTCACTATTCCTCTCGTATATTTTTCTAATAACAACAGTATTTTAGAGTGCATAAAAGCCAGTCTGTTAGTGTTTTGGCACAATATGGGGGCGCTCAGTATTTTTGGTGCAATCTCAGCTGGTCTCATTTTATTTGCGGCATTTTTATCGTTTATTCCATTGTTATTTATTTTACCTATTCTTTACGCTGGGTTCTTTGTGTCTTTCCAAGCGATGTTTATGTCAGCGGTGATTGTTAAACCTGAACAATCTAATAATGCCGAGTCACAAACGCACAATCACGATAGATTTGATGCGTAA
- the iscX gene encoding Fe-S cluster assembly protein IscX: MKLKWVDSLEIALALLEAHPEVEPSQVRFTQLRDWVLALEDFDDDPSHSGERILEAIQMAWIEEYDD; encoded by the coding sequence ATGAAATTGAAGTGGGTTGATTCTTTGGAAATTGCATTGGCATTGTTAGAAGCTCATCCTGAAGTAGAGCCTTCTCAAGTAAGATTTACTCAACTACGAGATTGGGTATTAGCGCTGGAAGATTTTGATGATGATCCAAGCCATAGTGGCGAACGCATTCTTGAAGCAATTCAAATGGCTTGGATTGAAGAATATGATGACTAG
- a CDS encoding valine--tRNA ligase: protein MDKTYNPQDIEQSLYQGWEEKGYFKPSGKGDAYSIMIPPPNVTGSLHMGHAFQDTIMDTLTRFKRMQGNNTLWQVGTDHAGIATQMVVERKLAAEEGKTRHELGRDNFIDRIWQWKNESGGTITKQLRRLGASVDWDRERFTMDEGLSEAVKEVFVRLHKEDLIYRGKRLVNWDPKLHTAISDLEVENKDKQGHMWNLRYPLADGLTTKDGKDYIVVATTRPETMLGDTGVAVNPNDERYQDLIGKEVLLPIVNRRIPIVADEHADMEKGTGCVKITPAHDFNDNEVGKRHQLPMINIFNKDAAVLTAGEGYTFDGKPQEIDAPIPERFHGLDRFDARKAIVAEFEELGLLEKIEDHSLTVPYGDRSGVVIEPLLTDQWYVRVAPLAEPAKQAVANGDIKFVPAQYENMYNAWMNDIQDWCISRQLWWGHRIPAWYDAEGNVYVGRSEEEVRSENNIAADVALTQDEDVLDTWFSSALWTFSTQGWPAQTEDLKVFHPSDVLVTGFDIIFFWVARMIMMTMHFIKDEDGKPQVPFKTVYVTGLIRDENGDKMSKSKGNVLDPIDMIDGIDLESLVTKRTSNLMQEKVAAKIEKNTRKTFENGIEAHGTDALRFTLAAMASTGRDINWDMSRLEGYRNFCNKLWNASRYVLMHTEEKDCGFNGGDMQLSLADRWILGQFQNTVKTFTDHLDNYRFDLAANTIYEFTWNQFCDWYLELTKPVLFKGNEAEQRGTRNTLVTVLEGLLRLMHPLTPYITETIWQRVAPLANINADTIMLQTFPQFDESQVDESAMADLEWVKQFIVAIRNIRGEMDISPNKPLDVLLKNASDEDKRRLEENAKFLASLAKLESTTVLAETDEAPASATALVGGLEVLIPMAGLIDVEAELARISKQLEKAEKGLAQVEKKLANEKFVNNAPEAVLAKEKEKLAEYSEAKAKLLEQKTKIESL from the coding sequence ATGGATAAAACCTATAATCCACAAGATATTGAACAGTCGTTATATCAAGGCTGGGAAGAGAAAGGCTACTTTAAACCGTCAGGTAAAGGTGACGCGTATTCAATTATGATCCCACCGCCAAATGTCACAGGTAGCTTGCACATGGGCCACGCCTTCCAAGATACCATTATGGATACGCTGACACGTTTTAAGCGTATGCAAGGCAATAATACACTTTGGCAGGTTGGTACTGACCATGCTGGCATCGCAACGCAAATGGTTGTAGAGCGTAAACTTGCAGCTGAAGAAGGTAAAACGCGCCACGAGCTTGGCCGTGATAATTTCATTGACCGCATTTGGCAGTGGAAAAACGAATCAGGCGGTACGATTACCAAGCAGTTACGTCGCCTAGGCGCATCGGTTGATTGGGACCGTGAACGCTTTACGATGGATGAAGGTCTTTCTGAAGCAGTTAAAGAAGTATTCGTTCGTCTTCACAAAGAAGATTTAATTTACCGTGGTAAGCGTCTTGTAAACTGGGATCCAAAGCTACACACAGCAATCTCAGATTTAGAAGTTGAAAACAAAGACAAACAAGGCCATATGTGGAACCTGCGTTACCCACTGGCTGATGGTCTTACTACAAAAGATGGTAAAGACTACATTGTTGTTGCAACAACACGTCCTGAAACCATGTTAGGTGATACAGGTGTTGCTGTTAACCCAAATGATGAGCGTTACCAAGATTTAATCGGTAAAGAAGTTTTATTACCAATCGTTAATCGTCGCATTCCGATTGTTGCCGACGAACATGCTGATATGGAAAAAGGCACTGGCTGCGTAAAAATTACCCCAGCGCATGATTTCAACGATAACGAGGTAGGTAAACGTCACCAGTTACCTATGATCAATATCTTTAACAAAGATGCAGCGGTATTAACTGCAGGGGAAGGTTATACCTTTGATGGTAAGCCGCAAGAAATCGATGCGCCAATTCCAGAGCGCTTCCATGGTCTTGACCGTTTTGATGCGCGTAAAGCGATTGTAGCTGAATTTGAAGAGCTTGGTTTACTAGAGAAAATCGAAGATCACAGCCTAACTGTACCGTACGGCGACCGTTCAGGTGTGGTTATTGAACCACTTCTTACCGACCAATGGTATGTCCGTGTAGCGCCACTTGCAGAGCCAGCAAAACAAGCAGTTGCTAATGGCGACATTAAATTTGTGCCAGCACAATACGAAAACATGTACAACGCCTGGATGAATGACATTCAAGATTGGTGTATTTCACGTCAGCTTTGGTGGGGTCACCGTATTCCTGCATGGTACGATGCTGAAGGTAATGTGTATGTAGGTCGCAGCGAAGAAGAAGTACGTAGCGAAAATAACATCGCTGCGGATGTTGCACTTACACAAGATGAAGACGTACTTGATACTTGGTTCTCATCAGCACTTTGGACGTTCTCAACACAAGGTTGGCCTGCACAAACTGAAGACTTAAAAGTATTCCACCCATCAGATGTGCTGGTAACGGGTTTTGATATTATCTTCTTCTGGGTTGCACGTATGATCATGATGACCATGCACTTCATCAAAGATGAAGACGGCAAACCACAAGTACCATTTAAAACCGTATACGTAACCGGCCTTATCCGCGATGAAAACGGCGATAAGATGTCTAAGTCAAAAGGTAACGTACTTGACCCAATCGATATGATTGATGGTATCGACCTTGAAAGTTTAGTGACTAAACGCACCAGCAACTTAATGCAGGAAAAAGTTGCGGCTAAGATTGAAAAGAATACGCGTAAAACGTTTGAAAACGGTATTGAAGCACACGGTACTGATGCGCTTCGCTTCACACTGGCGGCAATGGCATCGACAGGTCGTGATATCAACTGGGATATGAGCCGCTTAGAAGGTTACCGTAATTTCTGTAACAAGCTTTGGAATGCGAGTCGTTATGTATTGATGCACACAGAAGAAAAAGACTGTGGCTTTAACGGTGGCGATATGCAGTTGTCACTGGCAGATCGTTGGATCTTAGGCCAGTTCCAAAATACGGTTAAGACATTTACCGATCATTTAGATAACTACCGTTTTGACCTTGCAGCAAACACCATTTATGAGTTCACTTGGAACCAATTCTGTGACTGGTATCTTGAGCTAACTAAGCCGGTACTATTTAAAGGTAATGAAGCAGAACAACGCGGTACTCGTAATACGCTAGTAACTGTTCTTGAGGGTTTACTGCGTTTAATGCACCCATTAACGCCTTATATCACTGAAACAATCTGGCAGCGTGTTGCACCTCTTGCAAACATTAATGCAGATACCATTATGCTGCAGACATTCCCGCAGTTTGATGAATCTCAAGTTGATGAGTCAGCAATGGCTGATTTAGAGTGGGTTAAGCAGTTTATCGTTGCGATTCGTAACATTCGTGGTGAAATGGACATTAGCCCGAATAAACCACTTGATGTACTGCTTAAAAACGCAAGTGACGAAGATAAGCGTCGCCTAGAAGAAAATGCTAAGTTCCTAGCATCACTAGCAAAATTAGAATCTACAACTGTATTAGCTGAAACTGACGAAGCGCCAGCTTCTGCTACCGCGTTAGTAGGTGGCTTAGAAGTGCTTATTCCTATGGCGGGCTTAATCGATGTCGAAGCTGAACTTGCGCGTATTAGTAAGCAACTTGAAAAGGCCGAGAAAGGTTTAGCGCAGGTTGAGAAAAAGCTAGCAAACGAAAAGTTTGTTAATAATGCGCCTGAAGCGGTCCTTGCCAAAGAGAAGGAAAAGCTTGCAGAATACAGTGAAGCCAAAGCCAAGTTGCTTGAGCAAAAGACCAAAATTGAAAGTCTTTAA
- a CDS encoding S46 family peptidase: MRIKALTAALALGLSGVASADEGMWQPHQLPELEDILKAKGLEIDAKSISKLTEFPMNAVISLGGCTASFVSPKGLVVTNHHCAYGSIQYNSTTDNNILENGFLAKTPSEDLPAAPGSRVYVTEEVTDVTAKVKKATETLAGKARYEAIDANRKALVAECEEDKGYRCNVYTFHGGLEYYLIKSLEIKDVRLAYTPAMGVGKYGGDIDNWMWPRHTGDFAFYRAYVGKDGKPAEFSKDNVPFESNSFLSVSAKGVQEGDFVMVTGYPGRTNRYRVSPEVDYVFNTAYPLARKHNSKYVELIEENAPEGSQERIAYESTIAGYNNYIKNYGSMIESFKKGSMYSRKQQFEQDLQAWINSDSDRKAKYGEVLADLEALVAESQKHNQRDRMLGYVHRSQMISTARMLYRLAVEKQKPDAERESGYQERDLPRIEARLKSMSRRYAEPVDKAILLHFLELYAALPANERLVEVDNALDLSNGFDKTKHAAMLDDMYANSKLADEKARLWMLDLDLAQLDQSNDPFVKYAKAIFSVMKSIEDQDKELTGKMQAARPALMEAIIAYNKSLNKPVYADANSTLRVTYGTVSGYSPQDGLVATPFTSLEGLLAKNTDVEPFNSPKKQNDLIKQKQYGDYTGGMNTVPVNFLSNVDTTGGNSGSPTLNGKAELVGLLFDGVYESIIGDWDYDANLNRSIHVDSRYMLWVMDKVDNAQNLLEEMKIVK; the protein is encoded by the coding sequence ATGCGCATTAAAGCACTTACAGCTGCACTGGCACTTGGTTTGTCGGGTGTGGCGTCTGCTGATGAAGGTATGTGGCAACCGCATCAACTACCTGAACTGGAAGATATTCTCAAAGCTAAAGGGTTAGAAATTGATGCTAAGTCAATCTCAAAGCTTACCGAATTCCCAATGAATGCCGTAATTAGCTTAGGCGGTTGTACAGCATCATTTGTATCACCAAAAGGTTTAGTTGTTACTAACCACCACTGTGCGTATGGTTCAATTCAATATAATTCAACAACGGATAACAACATTCTAGAAAATGGCTTTTTAGCGAAAACGCCTTCTGAAGATCTACCAGCTGCACCGGGCTCTCGCGTGTATGTTACTGAAGAAGTGACTGATGTAACGGCAAAAGTAAAAAAAGCCACTGAAACACTCGCTGGTAAAGCACGCTACGAAGCCATTGATGCAAACCGTAAAGCACTTGTTGCTGAATGTGAAGAAGACAAAGGTTACCGTTGTAATGTGTATACGTTCCACGGCGGATTAGAGTATTACTTAATTAAATCGCTTGAGATTAAAGATGTTCGCTTAGCGTACACGCCAGCAATGGGTGTGGGTAAATACGGTGGTGATATTGATAACTGGATGTGGCCGCGCCATACCGGTGACTTTGCGTTCTACCGTGCATATGTTGGTAAAGATGGTAAGCCTGCAGAATTTTCTAAAGACAACGTACCATTTGAATCTAACTCGTTTTTAAGCGTAAGTGCAAAAGGTGTACAAGAAGGTGACTTTGTGATGGTAACAGGCTACCCAGGCCGTACTAACCGTTACCGTGTATCCCCTGAGGTAGATTATGTTTTCAATACAGCATACCCACTTGCGCGTAAGCATAACTCTAAATATGTTGAGCTAATCGAAGAAAACGCACCTGAAGGTTCACAAGAGCGTATCGCATACGAAAGCACAATTGCAGGCTACAACAACTACATCAAGAACTATGGTTCAATGATTGAGAGCTTCAAAAAAGGCTCGATGTATTCGCGCAAGCAACAATTTGAACAAGACCTACAAGCTTGGATAAACAGTGACAGCGACCGCAAAGCAAAATATGGCGAGGTATTAGCTGATTTAGAAGCGCTTGTTGCAGAGTCTCAAAAGCATAATCAGCGCGATCGTATGCTTGGTTATGTACACCGTTCACAAATGATTTCAACAGCGCGTATGTTGTATCGTTTAGCGGTTGAAAAGCAAAAGCCAGACGCAGAGCGCGAAAGTGGTTATCAAGAGCGTGATTTGCCACGTATTGAAGCGCGTCTTAAGAGCATGAGCCGTCGTTATGCAGAGCCAGTTGATAAAGCAATTCTACTTCACTTCTTAGAGCTATACGCTGCACTTCCAGCAAATGAGCGTTTAGTTGAAGTTGATAACGCGTTAGACCTATCCAATGGTTTTGATAAAACTAAACATGCAGCAATGCTAGATGACATGTACGCAAACTCTAAACTTGCTGATGAGAAAGCGCGTTTATGGATGCTCGACTTAGATCTTGCACAACTTGATCAAAGCAACGACCCATTTGTGAAATACGCCAAAGCGATTTTCAGTGTAATGAAGTCAATTGAAGATCAAGACAAAGAGCTAACAGGTAAAATGCAGGCTGCTCGCCCAGCGTTAATGGAAGCGATTATTGCGTACAATAAATCACTTAATAAGCCTGTGTATGCAGATGCAAACAGCACATTACGTGTTACTTACGGTACAGTGAGTGGCTACTCACCGCAAGATGGTCTTGTAGCAACGCCATTTACTTCACTTGAAGGCCTGCTTGCGAAAAATACTGATGTTGAACCATTTAACTCTCCGAAAAAGCAAAATGACTTAATCAAGCAAAAGCAATACGGTGATTACACAGGTGGTATGAACACAGTACCTGTTAACTTCTTATCAAATGTTGACACAACCGGTGGTAACTCAGGCTCTCCAACATTAAACGGCAAAGCGGAGCTTGTTGGTTTACTGTTTGATGGTGTGTACGAAAGTATTATTGGTGATTGGGACTACGATGCGAACCTAAACCGTTCAATTCATGTAGATTCTCGTTATATGCTTTGGGTGATGGACAAAGTTGATAATGCGCAAAACTTACTTGAAGAAATGAAAATCGTTAAGTAA
- a CDS encoding DNA polymerase III subunit chi → MNAVFYVLKQLNEPVNSIPAHFDLAARLAADCYRQGKKVFIFVDNQDAAHLIDEHLWQFEVDSFVPHNLQGEGPQAGSPVEIGESAPVANRKVIINLANTVPDFIRRFSEVYDFVPADEQLKGVARERYKVMRQLGAHLSTQEIEI, encoded by the coding sequence ATGAACGCAGTATTTTACGTTCTAAAACAACTAAATGAGCCGGTAAATTCCATTCCGGCTCATTTTGATCTAGCAGCAAGGCTGGCTGCAGATTGTTACCGACAGGGAAAAAAAGTTTTTATTTTTGTAGATAATCAAGACGCTGCTCATTTAATTGATGAGCACCTGTGGCAATTCGAAGTCGATAGCTTCGTGCCACACAATCTACAAGGCGAGGGACCACAAGCAGGTTCACCTGTTGAAATTGGCGAGTCAGCGCCGGTGGCAAATCGCAAAGTGATAATAAATTTGGCTAATACAGTGCCTGATTTTATTCGTCGCTTTTCAGAGGTATATGACTTTGTACCTGCTGATGAACAATTAAAAGGTGTAGCGCGTGAACGCTACAAAGTAATGCGTCAATTAGGGGCGCATTTGTCGACACAAGAGATAGAGATTTAG
- a CDS encoding regulatory protein RecX, producing the protein MTEKEQAKLKNYVLWLLSRQEYSKAQIAKKLAARCEDNEFIEKLILWCEDYGFIDDIRYAESFVRRQINKGLGLMRIKNEAYQKGVSADLVQTIVEELEIDWYLQAQSAYNKKFTNTSSSLDFKEKAKRIRYMSYRGFNHEQIEFAMQTSPSNE; encoded by the coding sequence ATGACAGAAAAAGAACAAGCAAAATTAAAAAACTATGTGCTTTGGTTACTTTCAAGACAAGAGTATTCCAAAGCACAAATTGCCAAAAAATTAGCTGCCCGTTGTGAGGACAATGAGTTTATTGAAAAGCTAATTTTATGGTGTGAAGACTATGGCTTTATTGATGATATACGCTATGCCGAAAGTTTTGTACGACGCCAAATAAACAAAGGTTTGGGGTTGATGCGAATTAAAAATGAGGCTTATCAAAAAGGGGTCAGTGCCGATCTAGTTCAAACTATTGTCGAAGAATTAGAAATAGACTGGTATCTGCAGGCCCAATCCGCATATAATAAGAAATTCACAAATACAAGTAGTTCCCTCGACTTTAAAGAAAAAGCGAAGCGCATTCGCTACATGAGTTATCGAGGGTTTAATCATGAACAAATTGAATTTGCAATGC